The following are encoded together in the Petrotoga olearia DSM 13574 genome:
- a CDS encoding substrate-binding domain-containing protein gives MKKTKQSIIKDYILDQLKSGDLKKGDRILSENKLAEFFSVSRQTVRKAIYDLEKEGYLVTRRGSGTYVKSMKKDKENIGILTQSLTDYIFPFIVMGAEEILKNTKCKSFIGNAKNDPVVERETLERWMDLGLKGMIVDPVVSATKQANVTLLKEISEQIPTVIINSDLNIQHAGTLVLNDYDCGSFAAKKFIKLGHKRVAVIYKAVHKAANERANGFIDTIKEHKQILLYELPFHGQETSDEVFNLIMSLLSLPKNNIPTAIFCSNDLVAMQVIMAAKKLNLDIPDDISLIGFDDADFAQALEISTFRHPKQQFGEKAAQMLLKMIEENNNGKPEKIVEKAEFIERNSLIQKK, from the coding sequence GTGAAAAAGACCAAACAATCTATCATAAAAGATTACATCCTTGACCAATTAAAGAGTGGAGATTTAAAAAAAGGAGATAGGATTCTATCTGAAAATAAATTGGCTGAATTTTTTTCCGTCAGTAGACAGACAGTTAGAAAAGCTATCTATGATTTGGAAAAAGAAGGGTATTTGGTTACTAGAAGAGGTAGTGGAACTTACGTTAAATCTATGAAAAAAGATAAAGAAAACATAGGTATTTTAACTCAATCTTTAACTGACTACATATTTCCTTTTATAGTCATGGGAGCAGAAGAAATATTAAAAAATACTAAATGTAAATCTTTTATAGGTAACGCAAAAAACGATCCTGTTGTAGAAAGGGAGACCTTAGAAAGGTGGATGGATCTTGGATTAAAAGGTATGATAGTGGATCCAGTGGTAAGTGCCACTAAACAAGCCAATGTGACTCTTCTAAAAGAAATAAGCGAACAAATTCCAACTGTAATTATAAATAGTGATCTCAATATTCAACATGCTGGGACGTTGGTTCTGAATGATTACGACTGTGGATCTTTTGCTGCAAAGAAATTTATCAAATTAGGGCACAAAAGGGTCGCTGTGATATACAAAGCCGTTCATAAGGCTGCAAATGAAAGAGCTAATGGTTTTATAGACACAATAAAAGAACATAAGCAAATATTGCTATACGAATTGCCTTTTCACGGTCAAGAAACATCCGATGAAGTTTTTAATTTAATCATGTCGCTTTTGAGCCTTCCAAAAAATAATATACCCACGGCAATTTTTTGCTCAAACGATTTAGTAGCTATGCAAGTGATAATGGCTGCAAAAAAGCTGAATCTTGATATACCAGACGATATTTCGTTAATAGGTTTTGATGATGCAGACTTTGCACAAGCCCTTGAAATTTCTACTTTTAGGCATCCAAAACAGCAATTCGGTGAAAAAGCAGCTCAAATGCTGCTTAAAATGATCGAGGAAAACAACAATGGAAAACCAGAAAAAATTGTTGAAAAAGCTGAGTTCATAGAAAGAAATAGCCTTATTCAAAAAAAGTGA
- a CDS encoding sn-glycerol-1-phosphate dehydrogenase — protein MVNLLNLKIEQMAGLNFKCECGKTHKVDIEKIIVKSNILNDKNSFMDIIDSDNLFVVADKNTYKSCGQKLNEILKRENYQITEFIFQNEDHLIPNEKSVGRLLIEVPKNTSLIIGVGSGTINDLCRFLSYKLNIPYLIFTTAPSMDGYASMVSPLIVEGFKRTYEATYAKAILADTQVLRNAPLEMIHAGFGDILGKFTSLTDWKLSKLINNEYYCEKTVEFVEKARDICVKNAEKISQRSEEVTRQIMEALIISGIAIGFVGYSRPASGAEHHLAHYWEMNAISKNISHPLHGNSVGVGTVVVSMIYQLMKDKLPKELTPPDPEYLISIHKKVGSIYSPKELGIPKDVFQDSIIHAREIRNRYTILQLAHEFNLLEKISTILTEKFYG, from the coding sequence ATGGTTAACCTTTTAAATCTTAAAATAGAACAAATGGCTGGTTTGAATTTCAAATGTGAATGTGGAAAGACTCATAAAGTAGATATTGAAAAAATAATTGTAAAAAGTAATATTTTGAACGATAAAAATAGTTTTATGGATATTATTGACTCTGATAATTTATTTGTTGTGGCTGATAAAAACACCTATAAGAGTTGTGGGCAAAAACTAAATGAAATCTTAAAAAGAGAAAATTATCAAATAACTGAGTTTATTTTTCAAAACGAAGATCATTTGATTCCAAATGAAAAAAGCGTCGGAAGATTATTGATAGAAGTCCCTAAGAATACATCGTTAATAATTGGCGTTGGTTCTGGAACTATAAACGATCTTTGTAGATTTTTAAGTTACAAACTTAATATTCCGTATTTAATCTTCACAACTGCTCCTTCAATGGACGGCTATGCTTCAATGGTTTCACCTTTAATTGTAGAAGGTTTTAAAAGAACGTATGAAGCAACTTATGCAAAAGCAATTTTGGCAGATACACAAGTTCTAAGAAATGCACCTTTAGAAATGATTCATGCAGGGTTTGGAGACATTCTTGGAAAGTTTACTTCTTTGACGGATTGGAAACTTTCTAAATTGATCAACAACGAATATTATTGTGAAAAAACCGTTGAATTTGTAGAAAAAGCAAGGGATATTTGCGTGAAAAATGCAGAAAAAATAAGTCAAAGAAGCGAAGAAGTCACTAGACAAATAATGGAAGCGTTAATTATCTCTGGAATAGCCATAGGATTTGTAGGTTACTCTAGACCTGCATCGGGGGCGGAACATCACCTAGCTCATTATTGGGAAATGAATGCAATATCAAAAAATATATCTCACCCTTTACATGGAAATTCTGTTGGAGTAGGAACGGTTGTTGTTTCGATGATCTATCAATTAATGAAAGATAAACTTCCAAAAGAATTGACACCTCCAGATCCTGAGTACTTAATTTCAATTCACAAAAAGGTAGGTTCTATCTATAGCCCAAAAGAATTAGGCATTCCAAAAGACGTCTTTCAAGATAGTATTATACATGCCAGAGAAATCAGAAATAGATACACTATTCTTCAATTAGCTCATGAGTTTAACCTTTTAGAAAAGATATCAACAATTCTTACAGAAAAATTTTATGGTTAA
- a CDS encoding RluA family pseudouridine synthase → MEKETTVNEKNYYSRLDTFIRKNYPEIKLGAIYSLIRKGFVKVNEKRVKKNNYILEMGDIVKIILDEDKLEELSRPAQPSLKARPVSFDIIYEDKDLLVINKPAKVSVHPGSKEEMATIIEGVMHYSRGEFEPHLVHRLDKLTSGVMVVAKNKQTARELTQLIKSRETKKYYLTLLVGNLNKKSGELVSTVYGKAAQLKYDLKKKFDSFGDIYSLVEIELYTGRKHQIRVQFADLGFPIAGDDNHGDKKRNKLLRKNYGLKRIFLHASKISFDYNNQHYDFSAPLSEDLQIVLDKLEKGTKRN, encoded by the coding sequence TTGGAAAAAGAAACAACAGTCAATGAAAAAAATTATTATTCTAGGTTAGACACGTTCATAAGAAAAAATTATCCCGAAATAAAGTTGGGAGCTATTTACAGTTTAATAAGAAAAGGTTTTGTTAAAGTCAATGAAAAGAGGGTCAAAAAGAATAATTATATTTTAGAAATGGGAGATATCGTCAAAATTATTCTGGATGAAGATAAATTAGAAGAACTATCCAGACCTGCTCAACCTTCTTTAAAGGCAAGACCAGTCTCTTTTGATATAATCTATGAAGATAAAGATCTTCTGGTTATCAACAAACCAGCTAAAGTTTCTGTACACCCTGGATCTAAAGAAGAAATGGCAACGATAATCGAGGGAGTAATGCACTACTCACGAGGTGAATTCGAGCCTCACTTAGTACATCGTTTAGACAAATTAACGTCCGGGGTGATGGTTGTAGCAAAAAATAAGCAAACAGCTCGTGAATTAACGCAGTTAATCAAAAGTAGAGAAACAAAAAAATATTATTTAACTTTATTAGTAGGGAATTTAAATAAAAAAAGCGGAGAATTAGTTTCTACCGTTTATGGCAAAGCAGCCCAGTTAAAATATGATCTTAAGAAAAAATTCGATTCATTTGGGGATATATACTCTTTGGTAGAGATTGAATTATACACAGGCAGAAAACATCAAATAAGAGTGCAATTCGCTGATTTAGGTTTTCCCATTGCTGGGGATGATAATCACGGAGATAAAAAGCGGAACAAACTTTTAAGAAAAAATTATGGTTTAAAAAGAATTTTTCTTCATGCTAGTAAGATTTCTTTTGATTATAATAATCAACATTACGATTTTTCTGCACCGCTGAGTGAAGATCTTCAAATTGTATTGGACAAATTGGAGAAAGGCACAAAGAGGAATTGA
- a CDS encoding DUF5693 family protein — MNKIRKPIIFITLFSSLIFFFYAFYIDHQNSKNYSILPTEDQLNSVEENGYNFIVYNNYAILKDFESQGFEEDQSFLRALSNRYDYVLVIEFSDFDKYFTEIKDKLDKDILTNMRYVHYIKPGEIDKFDDQMIVQRFHRALKERKIRYFLFPDHPRTTDLIKLVQKDLGTPVTIDSIKYYSPTVVVPWVGFGLITMNLFVYIPLFSILYILAFFFLYNWSFTLAATLFSIIIFFRISKNNLLKIIGYALLFGVLVYMSAYNSLFIFKLNNVRGVKVLLLVLPLLVLLKAFMDFTGFRFSKFNIVESFKKIKEFKFNKSDVLLLIFAAFAGVIYIVRSSNWAFVTNFERRARDALERALIARPRTKELISYLFYYITPLSGRKFIWDFFKALLPVSILDTFLHIHTPLNLSVLRTINGFLVSLLILLVIILIENLYRKFTHSNQKPQKQEENIREVISTTEEGIK, encoded by the coding sequence ATGAACAAAATAAGAAAGCCCATAATTTTTATTACCTTATTCAGCTCTTTGATTTTCTTCTTTTATGCTTTTTATATTGATCATCAAAATTCTAAAAATTATTCTATATTGCCTACAGAAGATCAACTGAATTCTGTAGAGGAGAATGGCTACAATTTCATAGTATATAACAATTATGCCATATTAAAAGATTTTGAATCTCAAGGTTTTGAAGAAGATCAATCTTTTTTAAGAGCATTATCAAATCGATACGATTACGTACTAGTCATCGAATTTTCTGATTTTGATAAGTATTTTACGGAAATAAAAGATAAGTTAGATAAAGATATTCTAACTAATATGAGATATGTTCATTACATCAAACCTGGAGAAATAGATAAATTTGACGATCAAATGATAGTCCAAAGATTTCATAGAGCTTTGAAAGAAAGAAAGATAAGATACTTCTTATTTCCCGATCATCCAAGAACCACAGATCTAATAAAATTAGTTCAAAAAGATTTAGGAACCCCCGTTACAATCGATTCAATTAAGTACTATTCTCCCACGGTTGTCGTTCCATGGGTAGGTTTTGGGCTCATCACAATGAATTTATTTGTATATATACCCCTTTTTTCTATCTTATATATTTTAGCTTTTTTCTTTTTATACAATTGGTCTTTCACGTTGGCAGCAACTTTGTTTTCAATCATCATCTTTTTTAGGATTTCTAAAAATAATCTTCTAAAAATAATTGGATACGCTTTATTGTTTGGAGTTTTAGTGTATATGAGCGCTTACAACTCTTTATTTATCTTCAAGCTTAATAACGTTAGAGGGGTCAAAGTCCTACTTTTAGTTTTGCCTTTGTTAGTACTGTTAAAAGCGTTTATGGATTTTACCGGTTTTAGATTTAGTAAATTTAATATTGTAGAATCCTTCAAGAAGATCAAAGAGTTTAAATTTAACAAGTCAGATGTTTTATTACTTATTTTTGCTGCATTTGCTGGGGTTATATACATAGTAAGAAGCTCAAATTGGGCTTTTGTTACAAATTTTGAAAGAAGGGCTAGGGATGCATTAGAGAGGGCCCTTATAGCCAGACCCCGAACAAAAGAACTTATTTCGTATTTGTTTTATTACATAACTCCTCTTTCGGGAAGGAAATTTATATGGGACTTTTTTAAGGCTCTATTACCAGTATCGATACTTGACACTTTTTTACATATACACACACCTTTGAATTTAAGCGTTCTACGAACGATTAACGGCTTTTTAGTTTCTCTTTTGATTTTGTTAGTTATAATACTGATAGAAAACCTGTATAGAAAGTTTACACATTCAAATCAAAAGCCACAAAAACAAGAAGAAAATATTAGAGAAGTCATTTCAACCACAGAGGAGGGGATAAAATGA